The window CTGCGCCACGGCGTCACCTCCATCGGTGATGTCGCCTCTCCGCTGAAGGCGGTGCCGGAACTGCTGCAATCTCCCTCGGGAATCACTGCCACCGCTGCCTGCACAGGCCCCTTACTGTGCCCGCCGGGCGGGTATCCGTTGCCCGTGCACAGTTCAGAACACGGCATGATCATTACTTCGCCAAAAGAGGGGCGAGAAGCGGTGCAGCGGTTGGCTGATCTCGGTGCGGGCATGGTCAAGATCGCCTTTGAGCCGGGCGTGCTCGACAAGCAGTGGCCCATGTTCGACGCAGTTACGGCTGGAGCCATCTGTGACGAAGCGCGGAAGCAGGGGTTGATTGTCCGTTGCCATGTGGAGGATTTCGCCGGGCTGGAGCCAGCTCTTAACGCGGGCGTGCATACCGTGGAGCATGTGCCGCACCGTTGGCGACACGAGGGCCTGCCACGCCCGGTTCTGGATGAGGGTGGTGTGATCCCGCAATACCGACGGCTGCTGGATCGCATGGTGAACGATGGCATTATCCTCACACCGACGTTGGACGTGTTCTCCCGGTCCATGTGGGAAGGGCCGCAGTTGTATGAGCCGGTACGATATTTCTTGGAGCAGGGCGGCACCGTGGCGCTGGGCAATGATCATCCCTACCGGCGGACATCGGCCGGAATGCCGCTCAATGAGATGCGGCTCCTCGGCAAGGCCGGGCTTTCAGAGATGCAGATTGTTACAGCGGGAACATTCCACAGCGCCATGGCATGCGGCTTCTATGATCGGGGACTGCTGGAACCGGGCATGAAGGCGGACGTGCTGGTGGTCGCGGAAAATCCGCTGACGGATCTGGCCGCACTGGGGCGGCCTTCATTGGTCATCAAAGACGGAATGGTCGTGGACCTGGCGGGTTAATCGCATGCCCCGTTGGACCGGGTCGGGAAGGAGACTTCCACGGTCGTGCCATTCTCGGCATCACTTTTCATATTGATGAATCCGCCCTGGGTTTCGGCGATGAGGCGCGCAGAGTAGGTGCCGAGTCCGGTGCCGAATTTCTTGCCCGAGGTGGCATACTTCTCGAAAAATGTGTCGCGAATATCTTCCGGTACTTCGGCCCGATTATGGACCCGGACGGTGGTGTTCTCTTTGTCCTGACGGCAATCCACGGTGACCGTGTCGCCCTTGTCCGAGGCCTCCACCGCGTTCTTGATCAGGTTGGACAGCATGGAGTGGGTGAGCAGCTCTTCCCCGCGTACAACCATGCACTCGCCGTCCGAAGCCGAGGTGCCGTCGCGCAAGACATTGATTTCCACTTTGAGGCTTCGGGTGGCTCCGGCCAGGTCGCGCAGCACGTTCTGGATGACGCGCATGATGTTCAGGTCTTCTGGTGAGAATTCGTAGGACCCTTCCTCCATCTTGAAGATGTCCAGCGAGAGGTTGACCATGCGGAGCAGGCGGTGGGCCGATTCTTCCATGTCCGCCAGCATGAGGGATTGCTCTTCCGTGATGTTCTCTGCCTTGCGCAGGGAGCGGGGTACCCAGATGAAGGACATGATGGGCGACTTGAGGTCGTGGCGCACAATGCGCTCCACATCCTTTTCCAGCCTCTCCAGTCGTTTGCGCTCGGTGATGTCATCCTTGACCACCACGAAGTTGACGATGTGCCCGTTGGGATCACGGACCGAGGAAATGGAACACCGTTCCCACAGAATATCGCCTGAGCGGGTCCGGTTGCGGATTTCCCCGTGCCAGTCCCTGCCCTCACGTACCTGCTTCCAGATGCGGTCGTACAGATCGTCCTCGTCCGCCTGAAGGAAACCGAGCTTGCGACCAAGGATATCCTTTTCCGTATAGCCGCTCTTGGTGCAGAAATATGGGTTTACGGAAATGATGCGGCCTGCCGTGTCCAGCATGGCGATGGAGACGGGCGATTGTTCCACAGCATGGGTCATCTGGCGCAGGGAGACCTCTGTCTCGCGCCATTTTGTCACGTCCATGGAAATGCCGCACACGCCGAGAGTCCGGCCCTCGGCATTGACGAGGGGGAACTTGGAGGAGGTCCAGTGCTCGATGCCGCTCTCCAGGACGAGGGTCACTTCTTCGAAAAATGGTTTGCCGGTCTGGACCACCCGGGTATCTCCGCTGCGGAATTGCTCGGCGATGTTATTGCGGAACAGGCCGTAGTCGGTCTTACCGAGCACCTCGTGGGCGGGGCGGCCAGTGTATTCCATGAAGCGGGGATTGCCGAAGAGATACCGACCGTCCACATCCTTGGCGTAGATGGTGGCAGGGCAGTTCTCCATGAAGGAGTCGATGAATTTGTTGCGGTCCTTGAGGGCCTGCACGGTCTCCTTGAGGCCGGTGATATCGCGGTTACTCGCCCGCCGTCCCATGGGGTCGCCCTTGTCGTCATACACCACCTGTGAGACGTGCCCAATCCAGCGCACTTCGCCGGAGCGGGTGACGATGCGGAAATCAAAGGAGAGGGTGTCGGTGGAGTGCAACCCGTCGATAAGCGCGTTGTGGACATAGTCCCGGTCCATGGGATGGATGATGCTGTTGAACAGCAGGTCCGGGTCAGCCTTGAGTTCCTCTGGCCGGTATCCGGTCATGCGCTCGAAAGAGGGCGATACATAGAGAAATGTGCCTTCCGGACCGAGCCAGAATTCCCAGTCATGGGTGAAGTCCGCGATGGTGCGGTACCGCTCTTCGCGTTCCAGCAGCTTTTTTTCGACTCGCTTGCGCTGGGTTATGTCCCAGCAGAGTCCCATGACGCATATGCAATCTTCATTGCCATCTTCGCACGGTGCGTGACGCATATTCAGGGAAAACCATCGCCATGAGTCGTCGGCCACCTGCCAACGGAAGTCGCATCGGCTCGCGCCTTCCTTTTCCAGGCGGCGGAACTGCGAACCCACCCGGCCGATGTCGTCGGGATGGATACGGGACAGCCACAGCTCGGGTTCACGATAGTACCGTTCGGCGGGATAGCCGGTCATGCGTTCCACTGTGGCGCCGATATACAGGAGTTCGTAGCTACCACTCTTGCGCATGGAAAAAGGTACCAAGTTCATGGAGGAGAGCACGGAATTCTGCATGGCCTCGCTCTTCTCGGCCACGGTCTGGACGTCCATCATGTCCGTGACGTCGCGCACGAACGAGCAGAGCATGTCACGCCCTTCGAGGGTCATGGGGACGGAGTAGACTTCGACATTGCGCAGCCTGCCGTCCTTGAGCCGGTGGGTGAACAGGAATCGGCTTCGCTGGCGGTCCCGTACCTGTTTCATGAGCGGGGCCACTTCCTCGAGGGGCATGATGTTGATGTCCGAGACGTTGAGGGAGGTCATCTCTTCACGGGTGTATCCGTACAGCTCGGTGGCAGCCAGATTGACCCAGCGGATATCACCATTGGACGGATCAAGGTAAAACACGGCGTGACGGTGATGCTCGAAGACATCGTTGCCTAACTGCTCCGCGCTATCCGGCGCGATCCGTTGTTCCAATTCGCGGATTCGCGCTCTGGCTTCG of the Pseudodesulfovibrio sp. zrk46 genome contains:
- a CDS encoding amidohydrolase family protein codes for the protein MTLSRRTFISSMAGLAAMLTTGVPALGAPQLYAVKGTVISGDGTPPLVDYALLVDGDRISDIVPVNMVGDREIIGPDKGFILPGIINCHCHRIHDNEERRERYLRHGVTSIGDVASPLKAVPELLQSPSGITATAACTGPLLCPPGGYPLPVHSSEHGMIITSPKEGREAVQRLADLGAGMVKIAFEPGVLDKQWPMFDAVTAGAICDEARKQGLIVRCHVEDFAGLEPALNAGVHTVEHVPHRWRHEGLPRPVLDEGGVIPQYRRLLDRMVNDGIILTPTLDVFSRSMWEGPQLYEPVRYFLEQGGTVALGNDHPYRRTSAGMPLNEMRLLGKAGLSEMQIVTAGTFHSAMACGFYDRGLLEPGMKADVLVVAENPLTDLAALGRPSLVIKDGMVVDLAG
- a CDS encoding PAS domain-containing sensor histidine kinase, with product MDNDHTKSTEALEKELAEARARIRELEQRIAPDSAEQLGNDVFEHHRHAVFYLDPSNGDIRWVNLAATELYGYTREEMTSLNVSDINIMPLEEVAPLMKQVRDRQRSRFLFTHRLKDGRLRNVEVYSVPMTLEGRDMLCSFVRDVTDMMDVQTVAEKSEAMQNSVLSSMNLVPFSMRKSGSYELLYIGATVERMTGYPAERYYREPELWLSRIHPDDIGRVGSQFRRLEKEGASRCDFRWQVADDSWRWFSLNMRHAPCEDGNEDCICVMGLCWDITQRKRVEKKLLEREERYRTIADFTHDWEFWLGPEGTFLYVSPSFERMTGYRPEELKADPDLLFNSIIHPMDRDYVHNALIDGLHSTDTLSFDFRIVTRSGEVRWIGHVSQVVYDDKGDPMGRRASNRDITGLKETVQALKDRNKFIDSFMENCPATIYAKDVDGRYLFGNPRFMEYTGRPAHEVLGKTDYGLFRNNIAEQFRSGDTRVVQTGKPFFEEVTLVLESGIEHWTSSKFPLVNAEGRTLGVCGISMDVTKWRETEVSLRQMTHAVEQSPVSIAMLDTAGRIISVNPYFCTKSGYTEKDILGRKLGFLQADEDDLYDRIWKQVREGRDWHGEIRNRTRSGDILWERCSISSVRDPNGHIVNFVVVKDDITERKRLERLEKDVERIVRHDLKSPIMSFIWVPRSLRKAENITEEQSLMLADMEESAHRLLRMVNLSLDIFKMEEGSYEFSPEDLNIMRVIQNVLRDLAGATRSLKVEINVLRDGTSASDGECMVVRGEELLTHSMLSNLIKNAVEASDKGDTVTVDCRQDKENTTVRVHNRAEVPEDIRDTFFEKYATSGKKFGTGLGTYSARLIAETQGGFINMKSDAENGTTVEVSFPTRSNGACD